A genomic stretch from Tenrec ecaudatus isolate mTenEca1 chromosome X, mTenEca1.hap1, whole genome shotgun sequence includes:
- the LOC142435045 gene encoding uncharacterized protein LOC142435045 isoform X1, with protein MCSHRMDSQSQLIADVAVVFTQEEWALLDLPQKKLYSDVMMETLRNLTFVVSENVKDGVQVSSEQIVHFFTENTWSSLSAESSEFHVSDARRRNQGRHGRNPRMEKLWETIERCGKTSLQAPDLTETQSSLPEGNPFQCGACGTLFLDPSSYHHRVGSRPGCNTCGWDLCGEASSCHFNEAAPVRTLKRQESHIQELRERKEFGCLTTLKNPGRTASGERRSECRKSGDVVFNFSARWTHLRDDHCDGQGFTKSNGDPPPLVLRKTPDGLDKPCVGQECGKDFRPSSSLSQPVQTQQGMGPYACKECGKAFTSSSYLTIHGRLHSGEKPYPCQECGKAFRHSSNFIKHLRIHSGERPYECKECGKTFSVSDTLHKHTRTHTGEKPYACTECGKTFITASYLTRHVRIHHGERPYECTECGKTFSSSSYLTLHGKLHRGEKPYGCKECGKAFGHPSNLTKHLRNHSGERPYACKECGKAFTSSSALALHLRVHRGEKPYGCKECGKSFTSSSYLFMHIRLHRGEKPYACKECGKVFGLPSNLTKHQRIHTGERPYPCKECGKAFSRSDNLSKHRRTHTGENSYESKQCGKAFRQLTKLMEHNWAHSGSGAVHANRVGEPLGIPPSLLYTEHTVE; from the exons ATGTGCAGCCATAGAATG GACTCTCAGTCGCAGTTGATTGCGGATGTGGCCGTGGTTTTTACCCAGGAGGAGTGGGCGTTGCTGGATCTTCCTCAGAAGAAACTCTACAGCGATGTAATGATGGAGACACTGAGAAACTTGACGTTTGTGG TCTCTGAAAACGTGAAGGACGGTGTACAAGTATCGAGTGAACAAATCGTGCATTTCTTCACGGAAAACACCTGGTCCTCCCTGTCAGCGGAAAGCTCGGAATTCCATGTCAGTGATGCCCGGCGTAGAAACCAGGGCAGACACGGGAG AAATCCTCGAATGGAAAAACTCTGGGAAACGATTGAACGCTGCGGGAAAACCTCCCTCCAGGCTCCAGATCTGACTGAGACACAAAGCAGCCTTCCAGAAGGAAATCCGTTTCAGTGCGGTGCGTGTGGAACACTCTTCCTGGATCCCTCATCGTACCATCACCGTGTCGGATCTCGCCCAGGATGCAATACCTGCGGCTGGGATCTGTGTGGAGAAGCCAGCAGTTGTCACTTTAATGAAGCCGCCCCGGTCAGGACTCTTAAAAGACAGGAATCCCATATCCAGGAGCTACGTGAGAGGAAGGAATTCGGTTGCTTGACAACCCTTAAGAATCCCGGGAGGACAGCCTCTGGTGAGAGGCGCTCTGAATGCCGGAAATCAGGAGACGTTGTCTTTAATTTCTCAGCCCGTTGGACACACCTGAGAGATGACCACTGTGATGGTCAAGGATTTACCAAGTCCAACGGTGACCCGCCACCCCTAGTTTTACGTAAAACACCCGACGGCTTGGACAAGCCTTGTGTCGGCCAGGAATGTGGGAAGGACTTTAgaccttcctcctccctctcccagccTGTGCAAACTCAGCAGGGAATGGGGCCTTACGCGTGCAAGGAATGCGGCAAAGCTTTCACGAGTTCCTCGTACCTTACCATCCACGGAAGActtcacagtggagagaagccGTACCCGTgtcaggaatgtgggaaagcctttcggCATTCCTCCAACTTCATTAAACACCTAAGGATTCACAGCGGAGAAAGACCGTACGAGTGTAAGGAATGCGGGAAGACCTTCAGTGTGTCCGATACCCTTCACAAGCACACGCGGACTCACACCGGGGAGAAGCCGTACGCGTGTACGGAGTGCGGGAAAACGTTCATCACTGCCTCCTACCTTACCCGGCACGTGAGAATTCACCacggagagaggccttatgaatgcacGGAATGCGGgaaaactttctctagttcctCGTACCTTACTCTCCATGGAAAACTTCACCGGGGAGAAAAGCCTTACGGATGTAAGGAGTGCGGGAAAGCCTTCGGACACCCCTCCAATCTCACGAAGCATCTAAGAAATCACAGCGGGGAGAGGCCTTACGCGTGCAAGGAATGCGGCAAAGCCTTCACCAGCTCCTCCGCCCTCGCGCTGCATCTGAGAGTCCACCGCGGGGAGAAGCCGTAcggatgtaaggaatgtgggaagagCTTCACGAGCTCCTCGTACCTGTTCATGCATATCCGACTGCACCGCGGGGAGAAGCCCTACgcttgtaaggaatgtgggaaagtgtTCGGACTGCCGTCCAACCTTACCAAGCATCAGAGGATTCATACTGGGGAGAGGCCCTACCCTTGcaaggaatgtggcaaagccttcagTCGTTCCGATAACCTGAGTAAACACAGGCGGACGCACACTGGAGAGAATTCCTATGAAAGTAAGCAGTGTGGGAAAGCCTTCCGTCAGCTCACGAAGCTCATGGAGCATAACTGGGCTCACAGTGGGAGCGGAGCTGTTCATGCAAACCGGGTGGGAGAGCCTTTGGGGATCCCTCCCAGCTTGCTGTACACAGAACACACTGTGGAGTAA
- the LOC142435045 gene encoding uncharacterized protein LOC142435045 isoform X2, protein MEKLWETIERCGKTSLQAPDLTETQSSLPEGNPFQCGACGTLFLDPSSYHHRVGSRPGCNTCGWDLCGEASSCHFNEAAPVRTLKRQESHIQELRERKEFGCLTTLKNPGRTASGERRSECRKSGDVVFNFSARWTHLRDDHCDGQGFTKSNGDPPPLVLRKTPDGLDKPCVGQECGKDFRPSSSLSQPVQTQQGMGPYACKECGKAFTSSSYLTIHGRLHSGEKPYPCQECGKAFRHSSNFIKHLRIHSGERPYECKECGKTFSVSDTLHKHTRTHTGEKPYACTECGKTFITASYLTRHVRIHHGERPYECTECGKTFSSSSYLTLHGKLHRGEKPYGCKECGKAFGHPSNLTKHLRNHSGERPYACKECGKAFTSSSALALHLRVHRGEKPYGCKECGKSFTSSSYLFMHIRLHRGEKPYACKECGKVFGLPSNLTKHQRIHTGERPYPCKECGKAFSRSDNLSKHRRTHTGENSYESKQCGKAFRQLTKLMEHNWAHSGSGAVHANRVGEPLGIPPSLLYTEHTVE, encoded by the coding sequence ATGGAAAAACTCTGGGAAACGATTGAACGCTGCGGGAAAACCTCCCTCCAGGCTCCAGATCTGACTGAGACACAAAGCAGCCTTCCAGAAGGAAATCCGTTTCAGTGCGGTGCGTGTGGAACACTCTTCCTGGATCCCTCATCGTACCATCACCGTGTCGGATCTCGCCCAGGATGCAATACCTGCGGCTGGGATCTGTGTGGAGAAGCCAGCAGTTGTCACTTTAATGAAGCCGCCCCGGTCAGGACTCTTAAAAGACAGGAATCCCATATCCAGGAGCTACGTGAGAGGAAGGAATTCGGTTGCTTGACAACCCTTAAGAATCCCGGGAGGACAGCCTCTGGTGAGAGGCGCTCTGAATGCCGGAAATCAGGAGACGTTGTCTTTAATTTCTCAGCCCGTTGGACACACCTGAGAGATGACCACTGTGATGGTCAAGGATTTACCAAGTCCAACGGTGACCCGCCACCCCTAGTTTTACGTAAAACACCCGACGGCTTGGACAAGCCTTGTGTCGGCCAGGAATGTGGGAAGGACTTTAgaccttcctcctccctctcccagccTGTGCAAACTCAGCAGGGAATGGGGCCTTACGCGTGCAAGGAATGCGGCAAAGCTTTCACGAGTTCCTCGTACCTTACCATCCACGGAAGActtcacagtggagagaagccGTACCCGTgtcaggaatgtgggaaagcctttcggCATTCCTCCAACTTCATTAAACACCTAAGGATTCACAGCGGAGAAAGACCGTACGAGTGTAAGGAATGCGGGAAGACCTTCAGTGTGTCCGATACCCTTCACAAGCACACGCGGACTCACACCGGGGAGAAGCCGTACGCGTGTACGGAGTGCGGGAAAACGTTCATCACTGCCTCCTACCTTACCCGGCACGTGAGAATTCACCacggagagaggccttatgaatgcacGGAATGCGGgaaaactttctctagttcctCGTACCTTACTCTCCATGGAAAACTTCACCGGGGAGAAAAGCCTTACGGATGTAAGGAGTGCGGGAAAGCCTTCGGACACCCCTCCAATCTCACGAAGCATCTAAGAAATCACAGCGGGGAGAGGCCTTACGCGTGCAAGGAATGCGGCAAAGCCTTCACCAGCTCCTCCGCCCTCGCGCTGCATCTGAGAGTCCACCGCGGGGAGAAGCCGTAcggatgtaaggaatgtgggaagagCTTCACGAGCTCCTCGTACCTGTTCATGCATATCCGACTGCACCGCGGGGAGAAGCCCTACgcttgtaaggaatgtgggaaagtgtTCGGACTGCCGTCCAACCTTACCAAGCATCAGAGGATTCATACTGGGGAGAGGCCCTACCCTTGcaaggaatgtggcaaagccttcagTCGTTCCGATAACCTGAGTAAACACAGGCGGACGCACACTGGAGAGAATTCCTATGAAAGTAAGCAGTGTGGGAAAGCCTTCCGTCAGCTCACGAAGCTCATGGAGCATAACTGGGCTCACAGTGGGAGCGGAGCTGTTCATGCAAACCGGGTGGGAGAGCCTTTGGGGATCCCTCCCAGCTTGCTGTACACAGAACACACTGTGGAGTAA